ACTCCTACTCCGGCTCCGGTGCAGGAAACGACTACAAATTCTGCATCGGAAAAACAGGCTAAAAACGTTGTTACGACAATCGTAAATTCGACCGTTGCCCCTGCCGTGCCGGTCGTGCAATCTCCCGCAACGATGCCACAGCCGATTTCGGTACAGACACAGGCGCAAAACACCGCATTGCTTAAAACGATCATTCCGCAAAACGGTTCGGGTATCGGAAACTCTTTCGGTTTGGTCGGGACAAGCGAGGGGACGACTCCGGTTCAGACGGTAACGATGGAACAGCTTCAGACGGCCGCTACGGTACAGGGAACCGGCGATATCCGCGTACCGCTGGCCAACGACAGCCTGGTCGAATTGGTAAACGGGGGACTGAACCTTCCCAAAGGGGTCAGCCAGGAGTTTTACGTCGTTGCGGACAACGCTGTGAGCGGAAGCGGGAACAACGGAATGAACGTTGAGCCGAACAATGAAAATGAGAAAAGATAAGGATCTGCGATGATGAAACGAACCATTACCCTTTCCCTGCTGGCATCGGTCTCTTTGATGGCTGCCGCACCCACGACAGGAGACATCCTCCGCCAAGTGGAACAGCCGAAGCTTCCTGAGACACCCAAAGCGCTACCAAGTGTCGGAGCGGGGGAATACAAAGCGCCGCTTGAAGCCAAAGACACGGTAAAAGTCTTTGTAAAATCGTTCAAATTCAGCGGAAACACCGTTTTCGGATCGGACGTTCTGGCTGAACTGGTCAAACCCTACGAGGGGAAAGAACTGGGGATCAACGCTCTCAAAGAAGTCGCTTCGATCATCACCAAATACTACCGAGACCGGGGCTATTTCGTCGCCCGTGCCTACATCCCCGCGCAAAGCATGGAGAACGGCATCGTCGAGATTGCGATCATCGAAGGGACGTACGGATCGTTCGACATGAAAAACAGCTCTCTGGTCGATACCGCCGAAGTACAGGGATTCATGGACCATCTCAAGCAAGGTCAGATCGTCTCCACGATGAGCCTTGAGCGCCAGATGCTTCTCATCAACGATCTCTCGGGTGCGCAGGTGACCAACGCCGAAGTTTACCCGGGAGAGGCAGTCGGAACCAGCGACTTTCGCATCACCGTCTCCCCGACGCCCAAATACAACGGCTATGCCATAGTCGATAATTACGGAAGCCGCTACACCGGAGAGAACCGTCTGAGTGCGGGTGGTTACATCAACAGCCTCACCGGAATCGGCGATACCCTGAGTATAACCGGGCTCGTCTCCAACACCGCCGATCTCAAAAACATCCGCCTGGGGTACGATCGCCCGCTGGGATATTCGGGACTCAAAGGCGGGGTGAGCTTCAGCCTGACCGACTATACCCTCGATGAGATCGAGAACTACGACGCGTACGGACGGACCGACAGTTACAGCGCCTACGTCAGTTACCCGACAATCAAGACCCGCGCCCACACGCAAACCCTCGAAGCGTCGTACGATCATAAAGAGATGAAAGACAGCAGCGGAACTCCCGGAGCCCTCGACGAAGCGAAAAAACAGCTCGACGCCCTGACGCTCAAGGCAAGCGATAAACGTAATACCTCGCTCGCCGGCCTTCCCGGAAGCCTGTATGCTTCGGCGGGATACACGATCGGCCATCTGGGACTTAAAAACGGTACGGCCATCACCAACGATGCGGGGCTCAATTCGGGAGGCAACTACACCAAACTGGCCCTGAACGCATTGCACAGCCAGTACCTCAGGGACGGAATGACCCTCCAGAGCACTTGCAAAGCCCAAAAAAGCTTCGGTAACAACCTCGATTCTTCCGAAGATCTCTCGGTAGGCGGAACCAACGGCGTTCGGGCTTACGAAGACAGCGAACTCAGCGGCGACCAGGGGTATGCGATCAGCCTCGATTTGATCTACGCTCTCCCGTCGCTGCGGCAGATCAGCCATAGCACCAGCATCTTTTTGGACCATGCCAAAGTGTGGAAAAACGATACGACGTTTAACAGTGACGATAATATCCGCACGCTCAATGCCGTCGGGGTAGGGTATGCCATGAATTACGGCAATTTTGACCTTAAAGCAACCCTTGCGCACGGGTTCGGCGATGAACGCCGCCCCCAGAGCGAAGCGGAATTCCACACCAACTCCAACAAATTCCTCCTGCAGGGAATGATGCGGTTCTAATCCGGAGGGAAGAAGAAATTTTCTTCCCGTCCGCCTCTCCTTGCCTCCTCCTTTTCACCCCCTTTGATTTTTCCGTTTACGCGATATTTCATGCAAATAAAACCGAATCCAAGCATTTTTGCGCTATAATCAGCCAATTTTTAGTTACAAGGGATTAGGTATGGCTTTCGATAACGAAGCGTTCGAAGAAGAAAATTTTGCCGAGATGTTAGAGGCGTCTTTCAAAGAGCAAGAGTCTACTCGCATCACCGAAGGTGAAATCGTAGAAATCCAGGAGGGTGACAACCGCGCGTTGGTAGGCGTCGGCGAAAAACTCGAAGGGATCATTTCACTCGACGAGATCCGCGATGCGAGCGGCAAACTTCTTTTCAACGTCGGCGACAAAATTACGGTAATGATTACGGGACACTACAACGAGCGTCCGAAAATCTCGTATAAAAAAGTGCTGGAGCAGGAGAAAACGCTTGCGTTTATCAATGCGCACAAAGACGATTTCGAATCGGTCATCGTCGATGCGGTCGTGACCAAGAAAAACAAAGGGGGATACCTCCTCGAAGCGGACGACGTCCACTTCTTCCTCCCCCGTTCGCTCGCGGCGTTCAAAGAGAGCGACAACGTGATCGGCAAAACGGTTAAGGCCCAGGTCGTCAAAATCGATCCGGCCGAAGCTTCGATCGTCGTTTCGCGCCGCAAGCTCTTCAACGACGAGCGCAAGCGGAAAAAAGAGGTGATCGACGCCCTGATGGAAGAGGGGAAAATCATCCAGGGGACCGTCAAAAAGATCACCAGCTACGGTATGTTCGTAGACGTCGGCGGGATCGACGGTCTCGTTCACTACAACGAAATCAGCTACAAAGGGCCGGTCAACCCTTCCAAACTCTACAAAGAGGGGGATGAAGTAACGGTTAAAGCGATCGCGTACGATAAAGACAAACGCCATCTTTCACTCTCGATCAAAGCGGTTCAGCCCGATCCGTGGAAAGAGGTCGAAGAGGCTCTGGACGAGGGTGATACCATCACCGTTACCGTCAGCAACATCGAGCCTTACGGCGTATTCGTCGATCTTGGGAACGATATCGAAGGGTTCTTGCACATCTCCGAAATCACGTGGGACAAAAACATCAAGCACCCCAAAGATTACCTCACTGTCGGACAGGAAATCGACGTCGAAGTGATCGAAATCAATTCGAAAACGCATAAACTGCGCGTTTCGTACAAACGCCTTCAGCCCAAACCGTTCGAAGAGTTCATGAAAAAATGCAAAGAGGGCGACGTCGTCAAAGGGACGGTCACTTCTCTGACCGATTTCGGCGCATTCGTCAAAGTGGGCGGCGTCGAAGGGCTCCTGCACAACCAGGATCTCTCATGGGACAAAAACGTCAAATGCAAAGAGACGCTCAAAGTGGGTGACGAAATCGAGGTGAAAATCGCGAAAATCAACGCCGAAGACGAAAAAATCTCATTGAACCGCAAATCGCTCGAAGAGAGCCCGATCGATCAGTTCGCGGCAAACCATAAAATGAACGACGTCGTCAAAGCGACCGTACGCGACGTCAAAGATTTCGGCGTCTTCGTATCGCTCGAAGGGGGAGTCGACGCCCTGATCCGTAACGAAGACCTTTACCCCCTCGTCGCCGAAGAACTTCAGATCGGTCAGACGATCGAAGCGGCCATTCTCGTGATCGACGCCAAACGTGACCGTATCCGCCTCTCGGTCAAAAAGCTCGAGCGGATCAAAGATCAGGAAATGCTCAACGAAATCAACGACGATGAGTCGAACAGCCTGGGCGACCTGATCAAAGACCAACTGAAATAAGACCGATGCGACGGGTTGCCTACTGGCTGTTTCCTCTCATAGCAGCAGCGGTAGCCGCGTTCATCGTCATTTTCATGATCCAGATCAATCCCTCCGTTCCCCTTTCGGAACGTTTTTCGGGGGGCGGCGAAGAGACCTCCTCTTCCGCCGCTTCTGCCGAAGAAGAGAGCTGGCTGGAGCGTTTCTCCCGAAGCGAAGAAAAAGACTACCACTATCCCGTCAACGAGGTCCACATGGTTCTCGATGCGGGTGAGCATCCCGAAGTGCCGGCGTACCGGATGACGGTGCCGCTGAAAGACTCGTACGAACTTTTTTGCGTGAAACAGGAGCTTTACAACAAAGCGCTTCCGTATTTTCTGCAAAAAGAGGGTGACGCGATGACCCTCCTGGTCGATTCGAACGATGAGAAAACACTCGCATCTCTTGTAACAAAACTAAAAACCTACCAAATCACGGCGACGCTGTCGCCTTATACAGAGGAAAAGTAATGGAAAAATATAAAATTGTCGTATGTGACCATATCCATGAAGAGGGGCTGAACATTCTGCGCCGCGACGACCAGATCGAGATGGTTTTCGCCGCCGATATGGATAAAACGGCCCTTCTGGACGTCATCAAAGATGCGGATGTGGCCATTACCCGCAGTTCTACCGACGTAGACGACAAATTTATCAATGCCGTCAAAGGCAAACTCAAAGCGGTCGTACGTGCCGGTGTCGGTGTCGACAACGTCGATATCCCCGGATGTTCGAAAGAGGGGATCATCGTCATGAACGTCCCGACGGCCAACACGATCGCGGCGGTCGAGCTGACGATGACCCACATGCTCTCATGCATGCGGATGTTCCCGTATTCCCACGACCACCTCAAAAACCAGCGCGTCTGGAAACGGGAAAAATGGTACGGTTACGAGCTCAAAGGGAAAAAACTGGGGATTATCGGTTTCGGTAACATCGGAAGCCGCGTGGGTATCCGCTCCAAAGCGTTCGAGATGGACGTCATCGCGTACGACCCTTACATCCATCCTTCCAAAGCGACCGATGTCGGCGTCAAATACACGACCAATTTCGAGGATATCCTTGCCTGCGACATCATCACGATCCATACCCCCAAAAATAAAGAGACGGTCGGCATGATCGGTGCGGATGAAATCGCCAAAATGAAAGACGGCGTCGTCCTCATCAACTGCGCGCGCGGCGGGCTCTACGACGAAGACGCCCTCTATGACGGCCTCAAATCGGGCAAAATCCGTTTCGCGGGTATCGACGTGTTCAACAAAGAACCGGCAACCGACCATAAATTGCTCGACCTGGATAACGTCACCGTCTCTCCGCACCTGGGGGCTAATACATTCGAATCCCAGTACAACATTGCGGTCGAAGCGGCACAGCAGGCGATCGAAGCGGCCAAAGGGATCGCGTATCCCCACGCCCTGAACCTCCCGATTGATGAGACGAAGATCCCTCCGTTCGTCAAACCGTTCCTCGAAATGGTACAAAAAATCGGGTTCCTCAGCGCCCAGATCAACAAAGCCCCCATCGTATCGATCAAGGTGAGCGGCCGCGGCGAGATCGCCGAATACGGTTCATCACTGGCGACCTTTGCAACGGTCGGTGCGCTGGCAGATATGTCAGGGGAGACGATCAACTATGTCAACGCCGATTTCGTTGCCAAAGAGCGCGGGATCAAAGTCGAGTCCGAATCGCTTCCGGCGAGCACCGTCTATAAAAATCTCGTCACGGTGAAACTGACGACGGACAAAGACGTCATCGAGATCAGCGCGACGATGTTCGGCGACGACGTACAGCGTATCGTCGACATCAACGGCTTCGGCGTCGACGTCGAACCGACGGGGAATCTGATCCTCTTCAAAAACACCGACGTCCCCGGCGTCATTGGCCAAGTTGGGACCCTGCTGGGCGCCCACAACGTCAACATCGCCGACTTCCGCCTCGGGCGCAACAAAAGCGGCGAAGCGCTCGCCGTCATCATCGTCGATTCGGCCGTCAGCGACAAAACCCTCAAAGAGCTCGCAGCGCTCAACGCCTGCATCAGCGTCAGCTACGCACGCATCTGATCTTCCCCTCCCGGGGGAGAGCCTTTTCCTCAGCGATTTTTCGATTCTTTTTCCGCTCATAGCCTCGTTTTAGTCCCTCTGAGTTATAATAAAATACTTTTAAAATCGTGTGGAGTTTGAATGAGTACGGAAGAGATCGGGGCGATACTAAACGATAAAAAAAAGCTCCTCTCCGAAATCTATTTCGACCTTCAGGCGGCGTGTGAAGCCAAATACGGTCCCGATACCCTCGTCATTATCGAAGTGGGATCGTTTTTTGAAGTCTACGAGGTCAACAACGAGGAGATGAAGATCGGCAAGGCCAAAGAGGTCGCCGAGTTCCTCAACATCCAGCTCACCCGCAAAAACAAGACGATCCTCGAAAACAGCATCCAGAACCCGCTGCTGGCGGGGGTGCCTACGGTCTCGATCGAACGCTATCTTGCGCGGCTGGTGCAGTCGAAAAAATACACGATCGTCCTTGTGCGCCAGCAGGGCGAACCGCCGCATATCCGCCGCTATATCTCCAACATCATCTCTCCGGGTACGAACTTCGATTACATCGCCGAAGCGAGCGAAAACTACATCGCCTCGCTCCTGATCGATCAAAACCACGGCGTCTATTCGGTCGGGTACGCCGCGATCGACGTCGGGACGGGAAAAACCCTCATCAACGAGATACACGGCACCCGCGAAGACAAAACATATGCCTTGGACGAAGTGTTTACCCTCCTGCAAAGCTACCAGACCTCCGAAGTCGTCGTGACGTATTGCGACGATGCGATCGACGCCGAGGAGGTGTCACGCTATCTGGAGATCAATGCGCATCACCGCGCGAGCCTCAATGACAAACGGCTTCGGGTCGATTACCAGAACGAGCTCTTCGGACGTATCTACCAGATCCGCTCCCTGCTCAGCCCCATCGAGTATCTGGACCTGGAGCGTTTCCCGTACGCCTCCGAATCGCTGGGGGTGCTGATCAAC
The DNA window shown above is from Campylobacterota bacterium and carries:
- a CDS encoding ShlB/FhaC/HecB family hemolysin secretion/activation protein, with protein sequence MMKRTITLSLLASVSLMAAAPTTGDILRQVEQPKLPETPKALPSVGAGEYKAPLEAKDTVKVFVKSFKFSGNTVFGSDVLAELVKPYEGKELGINALKEVASIITKYYRDRGYFVARAYIPAQSMENGIVEIAIIEGTYGSFDMKNSSLVDTAEVQGFMDHLKQGQIVSTMSLERQMLLINDLSGAQVTNAEVYPGEAVGTSDFRITVSPTPKYNGYAIVDNYGSRYTGENRLSAGGYINSLTGIGDTLSITGLVSNTADLKNIRLGYDRPLGYSGLKGGVSFSLTDYTLDEIENYDAYGRTDSYSAYVSYPTIKTRAHTQTLEASYDHKEMKDSSGTPGALDEAKKQLDALTLKASDKRNTSLAGLPGSLYASAGYTIGHLGLKNGTAITNDAGLNSGGNYTKLALNALHSQYLRDGMTLQSTCKAQKSFGNNLDSSEDLSVGGTNGVRAYEDSELSGDQGYAISLDLIYALPSLRQISHSTSIFLDHAKVWKNDTTFNSDDNIRTLNAVGVGYAMNYGNFDLKATLAHGFGDERRPQSEAEFHTNSNKFLLQGMMRF
- a CDS encoding 30S ribosomal protein S1; this encodes MAFDNEAFEEENFAEMLEASFKEQESTRITEGEIVEIQEGDNRALVGVGEKLEGIISLDEIRDASGKLLFNVGDKITVMITGHYNERPKISYKKVLEQEKTLAFINAHKDDFESVIVDAVVTKKNKGGYLLEADDVHFFLPRSLAAFKESDNVIGKTVKAQVVKIDPAEASIVVSRRKLFNDERKRKKEVIDALMEEGKIIQGTVKKITSYGMFVDVGGIDGLVHYNEISYKGPVNPSKLYKEGDEVTVKAIAYDKDKRHLSLSIKAVQPDPWKEVEEALDEGDTITVTVSNIEPYGVFVDLGNDIEGFLHISEITWDKNIKHPKDYLTVGQEIDVEVIEINSKTHKLRVSYKRLQPKPFEEFMKKCKEGDVVKGTVTSLTDFGAFVKVGGVEGLLHNQDLSWDKNVKCKETLKVGDEIEVKIAKINAEDEKISLNRKSLEESPIDQFAANHKMNDVVKATVRDVKDFGVFVSLEGGVDALIRNEDLYPLVAEELQIGQTIEAAILVIDAKRDRIRLSVKKLERIKDQEMLNEINDDESNSLGDLIKDQLK
- the serA gene encoding phosphoglycerate dehydrogenase; translated protein: MEKYKIVVCDHIHEEGLNILRRDDQIEMVFAADMDKTALLDVIKDADVAITRSSTDVDDKFINAVKGKLKAVVRAGVGVDNVDIPGCSKEGIIVMNVPTANTIAAVELTMTHMLSCMRMFPYSHDHLKNQRVWKREKWYGYELKGKKLGIIGFGNIGSRVGIRSKAFEMDVIAYDPYIHPSKATDVGVKYTTNFEDILACDIITIHTPKNKETVGMIGADEIAKMKDGVVLINCARGGLYDEDALYDGLKSGKIRFAGIDVFNKEPATDHKLLDLDNVTVSPHLGANTFESQYNIAVEAAQQAIEAAKGIAYPHALNLPIDETKIPPFVKPFLEMVQKIGFLSAQINKAPIVSIKVSGRGEIAEYGSSLATFATVGALADMSGETINYVNADFVAKERGIKVESESLPASTVYKNLVTVKLTTDKDVIEISATMFGDDVQRIVDINGFGVDVEPTGNLILFKNTDVPGVIGQVGTLLGAHNVNIADFRLGRNKSGEALAVIIVDSAVSDKTLKELAALNACISVSYARI